A single region of the Nicotiana sylvestris chromosome 6, ASM39365v2, whole genome shotgun sequence genome encodes:
- the LOC138871126 gene encoding uncharacterized protein, translating into MYFPDKEVSFIGEYITEAYDRWKMFFDGAANFKGVGIGAVLVSEIGQNYPVSVKLRFPCTNNMEKYEACIMGLNLSIDMNIQELQIIGDSDLLEHQVQGQWATKNTKILPYLHHVQELMKKFTKIEFKLVPSIQNEFADALSTLASMIQHPTKNFINPVSVRIHNQSVYYAHVEEETDGKPWFNDIKEDLEKGEYPEQANHTQKRTLGRLSNHFF; encoded by the coding sequence atgtattttcctgataaagaagtatcattcataggagagtaCATTACTGAAGCTTACGACAgatggaagatgttctttgatggagctgcaaacttcaaaggagtgggcattggagcggttttggtatcagaaataggtcaaAACTACCCTGTATCTGTGAAGCtcaggtttccatgcaccaacaacatggagaAATATGAGGCctgcatcatggggctcaatctgtccatcgatatgaatatacaagaacTGCAgataatcggtgattcagatcttctggaacatcaagttcaaggacaATGGGCTACAAAGAACACCAAAATACTACCATACTTGCATCACGTACAGGAATTGATGAAAaaattcacaaagatagaattcaaacttgttcctagtattcaaaatgagttcgcagatgcactgtccactttggcatcaatgatacaacatccaaccAAAAATTTCATTAATCCCGTctcggtgaggatccataatcaatcGGTTTactatgctcatgttgaagaggaaacggatggaaagccttggttcaaCGACATCAAGGAAGATTTggagaaaggagaatacccggaacaGGCGAACCATACTCAGAAGCGCACATTGGGGAGGTTATCCAATCACTTCTTTTAA